One part of the Peromyscus eremicus chromosome 18, PerEre_H2_v1, whole genome shotgun sequence genome encodes these proteins:
- the Ctdsp2 gene encoding carboxy-terminal domain RNA polymerase II polypeptide A small phosphatase 2 isoform X1 has translation MEHGSIITQARREDALVLTKQGLVSKSSPKKPRGRNIFKALFCCFQTQHVVQSSSPTELTYKEETNTIAKSDLLQCLQYQFYQIPGTRLLPEVTEQDQGRICVVIDLDETLVHSSFKPINNADFIVPVEIEGTTHQVYVLKRPYVDEFLRRMGELFECVLFTASLAKYADPVTDLLDRCGVFRARLFRESCVFHQGCYVKDLSRLGRDLRKTLILDNSPASYIFHPENAVPVQSWFDDMADTELLNLIPIFEELSGADDVYTSLGQLRAP, from the exons GCCTAGTCTCCAAGTCCTCTCCTAAGAAGCCACGTGGCCGGAACATCTTCAAGGCCCTTTTCTGCTGTTTTCAGACGCAGCATGTTGTCCAGTCaagctctcccactgagctcaCATACAAGGAGGAGACAAACACCATTGCTAAG tcGGATCTGCTGCAATGTCTCCAGTACCAGTTTTATCAG ATCCCTGGGACCCGCCTGCTCCCAGAGGTGACAGAGCAAGATCAAGGAAGAATCTGCGTGGTCATCGACCTAGATGAAACCCTTGTGCATAGTTCCTTTAAG CCAATCAACAACGCTGACTTCATAGTACCTGTGGAGATTGAGGGAACCACTCACCAG gtATATGTACTCAAGAGGCCTTACGTTGATGAGTTCCTGAGACGGATGGGGGAGCTCTTTGAATGTGTTCTCTTCACTGCCAGCCTGGCCAAG taTGCCGACCCTGTGACAGACCTCCTGGACCGCTGTGGGGTGTTCCGGGCCCGGCTGTTCCGGGAGTCTTGTGTTTTCCACCAAGGCTGCTACGTCAAGGACCTCAGCCGCCTAGGCAGGGACCTGAGGAAAACCCTTATCCTGGACAACTCGCCCGCATCTTACATCTTCCACCCAGAGAATGCA GTGCCTGTGCAGTCCTGGTTTGATGACATGGCAGATACAGAGTTGCTGAACCTAATTCCCATCTTCGAGGAGCTGAGCGGAGCAGATGACGTCTACACCAGCCTCGGGCAGCTGCGGGCCCCCTAG
- the Ctdsp2 gene encoding carboxy-terminal domain RNA polymerase II polypeptide A small phosphatase 2 isoform X2, producing the protein MWNGLVSKSSPKKPRGRNIFKALFCCFQTQHVVQSSSPTELTYKEETNTIAKSDLLQCLQYQFYQIPGTRLLPEVTEQDQGRICVVIDLDETLVHSSFKPINNADFIVPVEIEGTTHQVYVLKRPYVDEFLRRMGELFECVLFTASLAKYADPVTDLLDRCGVFRARLFRESCVFHQGCYVKDLSRLGRDLRKTLILDNSPASYIFHPENAVPVQSWFDDMADTELLNLIPIFEELSGADDVYTSLGQLRAP; encoded by the exons ATGTGGAATG GCCTAGTCTCCAAGTCCTCTCCTAAGAAGCCACGTGGCCGGAACATCTTCAAGGCCCTTTTCTGCTGTTTTCAGACGCAGCATGTTGTCCAGTCaagctctcccactgagctcaCATACAAGGAGGAGACAAACACCATTGCTAAG tcGGATCTGCTGCAATGTCTCCAGTACCAGTTTTATCAG ATCCCTGGGACCCGCCTGCTCCCAGAGGTGACAGAGCAAGATCAAGGAAGAATCTGCGTGGTCATCGACCTAGATGAAACCCTTGTGCATAGTTCCTTTAAG CCAATCAACAACGCTGACTTCATAGTACCTGTGGAGATTGAGGGAACCACTCACCAG gtATATGTACTCAAGAGGCCTTACGTTGATGAGTTCCTGAGACGGATGGGGGAGCTCTTTGAATGTGTTCTCTTCACTGCCAGCCTGGCCAAG taTGCCGACCCTGTGACAGACCTCCTGGACCGCTGTGGGGTGTTCCGGGCCCGGCTGTTCCGGGAGTCTTGTGTTTTCCACCAAGGCTGCTACGTCAAGGACCTCAGCCGCCTAGGCAGGGACCTGAGGAAAACCCTTATCCTGGACAACTCGCCCGCATCTTACATCTTCCACCCAGAGAATGCA GTGCCTGTGCAGTCCTGGTTTGATGACATGGCAGATACAGAGTTGCTGAACCTAATTCCCATCTTCGAGGAGCTGAGCGGAGCAGATGACGTCTACACCAGCCTCGGGCAGCTGCGGGCCCCCTAG